AGTACATCATGCATTGCATTATGATGGTCAAATCTATTCTCATCAGGGATAAGTCCTAAATAATCAAAATACCCCAGCTTCTCATCTTGAGCAAATCCTAGCCTTTTTTTCCATTCTTTACTAAGATTAAACTCTTGTTTAAGAATGTCATAGCTCCAGATTCCATCTTTTGAAGAGTTTGCTGAAAATTCAAAATGATTATCGTGTTCCATTTATAGCCTTTAAAATACACCGTTTATTT
The sequence above is drawn from the Candidatus Sulfurimonas baltica genome and encodes:
- a CDS encoding PAS domain-containing protein is translated as MEHDNHFEFSANSSKDGIWSYDILKQEFNLSKEWKKRLGFAQDEKLGYFDYLGLIPDENRFDHHNAMHDVLENHSGELEYVHFTIQYPLITKSGEELEIEDIGNIFFNDDKKPVKIAGFHRDITNR